One Erinaceus europaeus chromosome 5, mEriEur2.1, whole genome shotgun sequence genomic window carries:
- the SPRY2 gene encoding protein sprouty homolog 2 — protein sequence MEARAQSGSGSQPLLQAPRDSGRQRGEPDPREALTQQVHVLSLDQIRAIRNTNEYTEGPTVVPRPGLKHAPRPSSQHKHERLHGLPEHRQPPRLPHSQVHTSARAPLSRSISTVSSGSRSSTRTSTSSNSSEQRLLGSTFSSGPLADGIIRVQPKSELKPGELKPLSKEDLGLHAYRCEDCGKCKCKECTYPRPLPSDWICDKQCLCSAQNVIDYGTCVCCVKGLFYHCSNDDEDNCADNPCSCSQSHCCTRWSAMGVMSLFLPCLWCYLPAKGCLKLCQGCYDRVNRPGCRCKNSNTVCCKVPTVPPRNFEKPT from the coding sequence ATGGAGGCCAGAGCTCAGAGTGGCAGCGGGTCACAGCCCTTGCTGCAGGCACCCCGTGACAGTGGCAGGCAGCGTGGGGAGCCTGACCCCAGAGAAGCCCTCACCCAGCAGGTACACGTGTTGTCTCTGGATCAGATCAGAGCCATCCGAAACACCAATGAGTACACAGAGGGGCCTACTGTGGTCccgagacctgggctcaagcatgCTCCTCGCCCTTCGAGCCAGCACAAGCATGAGAGACTCCACGGCCTGCCGGAGCACCGTCAGCCTCCCAGACTCCCTCACTCACAGGTCCATACTTCTGCACGAGCCCCTCTGTCCAGGTCCATCAGCACTGTCAGCTCGGGGTCTCGGAGTAGCACGAGGACAAGTACCAGCAGCAACTCCTCAGAACAGAGACTGTTAGGATCAACCTTCTCCTCGGGCCCGCTTGCTGATGGGATAATTCGGGTGCAGCCCAAATCAGAGCTTAAGCCAGGTGAGCTGAAGCCGCTGAGCAAGGAGGATTTGGGCCTGCATGCCTACAGGTGTGAGGACTGCGGCAAGTGCAAGTGTAAGGAGTGCACCTACCCAAGGCCTCTGCCATCGGACTGGATCTGCGACAAGCAGTGCCTTTGCTCAGCCCAGAACGTGATTGACTATGGGACTTGTGTGTGCTGTGTAAAAGGTCTCTTCTATCACTGTTCTAATGATGACGAGGACAACTGTGCTGACAACCCGTGTTCTTGCAGCCAGTCTCACTGTTGTACACGTTGGTCGGCCATGGGCGTCATGTCCCTCTTTTTGCCTTGTTTATGGTGTTACCTTCCAGCCAAGGGTTGCCTTAAGTTGTGCCAGGGGTGTTATGACCGGGTTAACAGACCTGGATGCCGTTGTAAGAACTCAAACACAGTTTGCTGCAAAGTTCCCACTGTCCCACCCAGGAACTTTGAAAAACCAACATAG